From the Glutamicibacter halophytocola genome, the window CGGCATTAACGACCGACATGATGAATACCTTTTCAGCGGGATCTTCCGGATCATAACCGTAGAGCAGGGAAACATGTCCGACTGCACGTGAAGATAACGCCAAGACCCCTGCAGCGTCTCCAATCATGGCGCCCGCCACAGCGGCGCCGGACGGCGCTGCGGCGACACCGCCGGTAACTGGAATGGCCAATTCGCCACCCGAAATGACGAGGCCTGCACCCATGCCTGAAAGAGCGGCCGCAATTGGGTAACCCCAACTGGCGCCTTGGCCCCGAACAGCGTCGATTTGCTGAAGATCCAGCCGACGAAGATCTCGCAACGAAGCAACCTCGTGTCCGCGCTTCTTATGCTTGGAGACCACTTTCTGCGGTGAAAGTCCCACGCGCGAAATTCTGCCTACTGTTCGTCGCATTGAACCCATCGCCGAAGCGCTCCAATCCGTAAGGCCCTCGGGGATGGCCTCAACAGTCTTGCGGGCACCACTGGTAAGGGCAATGGCACCCCGACCGACTATTTCCTGGCCCTTGACCAGAGCAGCTTGAGCAGAAGGTCGCTTTTCTAAGAACTGTGTAGCTCGGTCACCCAGTTTCTCAGCGCTTGTCGAAGCTTGTTCTCCGACGTTTCTCAGCATTTGAGACAGAGGTCTACCCTTGAATTTTTCGAGGTCGTGCCAGGCTGCGAGTTCATATTCAGATGGTTCAGTCATGTCGAGAGTGTAGCCCGGCACACCGACACTCAGGTAAACAATTCAAAGCTGGCAATGGCACCAACGATTGATTTTCACGAACTGCCCCCACCGACATTGATCAAATTTTTTGATCACCGAAGGAAGTAAAGCCCACGGGCGGTTCCCGATCAGTGATCGGAAACCGCCCGTGGGCTTTGCTACTGCTATGTCAACGCCTAGTCGCGGAAGCGTTCTTCCACTTGCTCAGAGAAACGCAAGAGGAGCGATGCGAGTTCCGAGACATCTCGCGGATCCCACGCTGCAAAGATGTTCCAGTACTCGGAACGCGTGGACCGCTTGATCTCCTTGAATCGATCGAGCGCGAACTTGGTCGGGCTGACCAAATACACCCGCGCATCTTGCTGCGAACGCTCCAGCTGAATCAGGCCCCATTGTTTCAGGTCCTTGAGCTGGCGTGAGACCACCGACTTATCCATGTGGCAGCCAGCAACCAAATCGGAAACCGTCAGGTCCTCTCCGGGACGGCGCAGTGCGCACAGCAGCACTGCCCGCAACACCGAGAACCCGGCGCCACGCAGCTCCGGATGGAACTTCCTGGCGTTGTGAGCCATGCGCTCCTTGACCGCGGGAGCCAGCCTGGCGAATGCCGCTTCGATGTCATCTAGCGCCGCACCGTTGGCGTCGTTCACGACTGCTCATTCCGATTTGGCTCTGTCGCACCGCCTGATGCTTCCTCGACTGCAGGTGATGGCGCGACAGGCTCGTCAGCAGCTTCTGGTTCGGTGTTGCCGGCCCCAGCAGCGTGGCGCCCCTGCATCCTGCTGACAGCACGGCGCTCGGCGCGGGCCTGCAGCTGCAGTTCTCGCTGAACGCGCTCGGTGTCATCCACGCGCTCCCCCAGAACATTCAATCGCTGGTCATAGGATTTCAACGCCTGGACGACGTCGCCGACCTGCTCTTCTATCTGGGCATGGGCGGCACGGGCCTTTTCCAGCGTGGTTTGGAGCTCTTCTACCATGAATTCAACGCGAGCGGACTCGTGATGGGCGTCAATCTCCGCTGCCTCCAGCGGCTGGGAGATGGTCGGCTCAGTGCCTGGCTGGCGAGCATCGGTGTTGGCACCAGTACCCGGCTGGACACTGCGGGTGCGCATGACCTGCTCGGCAAGATCGCGCTCATCCATCCGGCGAGCCTGGCGCACCTGGCGACGGGCCTCGCTCAGTTCATCCTCTGATGGAAGAGTGATGGCCCCGGTGGCAACGAGCTCCTCATAGCCGCGGCCGCCACGTTCAGCCGGCTCCAGTGCGGAAAGTTCTCCGCCCAGCTCCTCTTCGATCTGCTCCGAAGCTGACTTCTTGGACAGCGGCTTGTTCGGGAGGAAGATGGCACAGATCAAGGTGACGATCGCCAGTGGGACTACCAGCAAGAACAGGAAGGCGATGGACTGGCCGTAGGAGCTTTCCACGACGGCGCGCACTGGTTCGCACAGGTCATTCACAGCGGGCACGGTACCGCTGCCCAATGACTTGAGGCTGTCGGCACAATCAGGATTATCAACCAGGAGCTGCGGAGCACCGGCTGCCTTGTTGATTTCCTCGACGGCCTTGGCCAGGCCGTCCTTCATCTTGTCAGCCACCTGGGTGCCCAAGACGGAACCCAGAACGGAGACGCCAATGGTGCCGCCAAGGCTGCGGAAGAAGGCGATGGCACCGGAGCCGGCACCAATCATGCGTGGCGGCAGCGAGTTCTGCGTGACCAGCACCAGGTTCTGCATCAGTACGCCGGAGCCCAAACCGAGCAGGAACATGCCCAGGTCAACGAACCACAGCGGGGTGTCGTAGTCGATTCGCGACATCAGGTACAGGCCAACGCTGAGCACCACGCCGCCACCGACAACATACTTCTTCCAGCGGCCGGTGCGCGAAATCAGCTGGCCGACGATGATGGCACCGAACATGGAGCCAAGAACCATTGGCAGGGTCTGCAGGCCTGCGTGAGTGGGCGTGAACCCGCGGGCGAGCTGCAGGTACTGGCTCAGGAAGACCGAGGTGCCGAACATGGTGACGCCCACGGCGACCGATGCGATGGATGCCAGCGCAAAAGTGCGCTGGGCAAAAAGGCGGATCGGGATGATGGGTTCCTTGACGTGCAGTTCCCAGAGCACGGTGGCAATGATCAGCACGCCGGCAGCGGCGGCCATGGTGATGCTCTGCGAGGAGTCCCAGGCAAATCCGCCGGAGTCCGGGGTCTTGCCGCCGAGGCTGATCCAAATCAGCAGCAGGCTGATGCCCGCAATGATCAGTGCCGAGCCGAGGAAGTCGATCTTCGTGGTGCCCTTCACGTGCTTGATGCGCAAGGTGGCCTGGATGAGGATCAATGCGCCAACGGCGAAAGGCACGCAGACGAAGAAGCACCATTCCCAGCCCCAGTTATCGGCAATAACGCCACCCAGCAGCGGGCCGCCAATCTGGCCAACAGCCATCACGGCACCCATGATGCCCATGTACTTGCCACGCTCGCGAGGCGAAATGATGTCTGCGATCACAACCTGGACCAGGGCCATCAGGCCACCGGTGCCAACCGACTGGACCAGGCGCCAGCCGATCAGCCATGACATTGCGCCCTCATGGGTATCGCCGCCGATCTGGCTGGAGAAGCCAGCCGCTACGGTACCGGCCACGAAGATGACCAAGGCGATTTGCAGCATCGCCTTGCGGTTGAAGATATCGGAGAGCTTGCCCCAGATTGGGGTGGTGACGGTCATGGAAAGGAAAGCCGCAACCAGCACCCAGGTGTACTGGGTATTCGTGCCGTGGAGGTCGGCAACGATCAATGGCATTGGCGTGGCGATCACCGTCGATGACACCAATACGGTGAACATCGCGGCCATCAGGCCTGAGATGGAAAGCATTACCTGCGCCGGCTTCATGGCGGCTGCAGGTTTTGCCTCGGTTTCTAAAGGCGGTGCAGAAGTTGACATTACTCAACCATCTAAAAAAGGTTGAATATTGTCAACTTCTTATTTTGAGCTAGCTGGCGATGGAAAATTGCATTGCCAGGCTATTTATTACGCTGATTTCCGGGGGTCGCACCGCACCGTCAACCCGCCCGGCGAGCGCTGCGGGAAAGCAAAATGTCGCCAAGCTCACAGGGCATTTTCCTGAATGAATCCACAAAGGAAAGCGTCCGCTGGGAAATTGCCCAGCCAGCGCCGGAACAGCAATGGCTGCCTTGGCCGCTACGGCATCCAGCTCATGCAGTAGTCAAGATTCTCGATCACTGTTCTGGCCGCGGCTTCAGGGTCTCGGGCTTCGATGGCGTCGACCAGCGTTTCATGCCCCTCGCGCAGGCAGCCATCGAACCCATCGGCAAGCCGCTGGACCATCTTGGCACCGTGGAAAACATCGCCGAAGCCCTCGTAGATCTCATGCATCAGCGGGACGCCGGAGGCGCGCGCCACTTCCAGATGGAACTGCCAATCGGCCTGCGACCAGGCCTGGAAATCCCGAGCCTTCCACGCTTCATCGCGTTGCGCCAAGAGCGCGCGCAAAAGCTGGACGACGTGCGCATCGGCTGCGTGGGCGGCGAGCCTCGCCGATTGGGTGTCGAGGGCAAAACGAACCTGCAGCACGTCCCGGTCCGAGTGCTCGCGGTAGATCCGCTGCGCGGTGCCGCTGATCTCATTGGTGGCCCGAACGTAGGTCCCGTCGCCCCGGCGGACTTCGAACATGCCGGTGCGCGCCAAGGCCTTGATGGCTTCGCGCAGGGTGCCGCGCGAAATGCCGAACTCCGCCATCAGCTCGGGCTCGGAAGGAATGCGCTCGCCAACCGGCCAGCGCCCCTGGGCTACCCCGTCTTGCAGCTTGGCGGCTACTTCATCGGCCAGGGGCCGCCGCATCGGCGTAGCACTCATGCCTGCCCCTTCTCGGATGCCGCATCCACCTCAACGAGGTGCCGTGATTCATGATCCTGTCGAAGGCCCCCGAGCTTGTAGCAGAACAGCAGCTGCACCACTGCGCAGGCCAGGATGATCACCAAACCGGTCGTCCATGACCCCAGGGCGCCTTGCATGATCCCCAGTGCAAAGGGGCCGATAGCGGCAATCAGGTAGCCAACGGATTGCGCCACGGTGGATAGCGCCGTGGTTTCTTCTGCGCTGCCCCCGCTGCGGCTGAGCATGAGCATGACCAGCGGGAACACGCCGAATCCAAGGCCGATCAGAAGCGAGGTCAACAACGACAATTCCACCGGCAAGAACAGCAAGGCAGTGAAGCCCAGCACTGAGCAACTGGCAGTCAATACGAAAGCGGCGCGTTGCAGCCCCGGCTTCGAAGCCATCCAGAGCACCGCCAGGACGGCAAGAATGCTGACGCCCTGAACGATTCCCAGCATCAAGCCCGCGGCGACCGGTTCCAGCCCCCTCGATATCAGGATGTGGGGCAACCAGCTGACCACCGTGTAGACCAGCAAGGACTGGATGCCGAACACCGTGGTGAAGAGCAGGCCCTTGCGCGTAGCCAGCAGGGCCCAGGGAGAGACGTGAGCACCCGGTGAGACGGTGGCCCGCTTGCTCGAGAATGCCAGCGGTATGAAGACCAGCAGTGCCATGAAGGCCGGAATTGCCCACAGGGCCAAAGCTGTTGTCGGCGAACCTGCCTTGGCGGCCAGCGGGACGCTGATCGATGAGGCCAGGGTTGCGCCAATGGACATGGTTGTCGTGTAGGCCGCTGTCATCGAAGCCGCGCGGTTCCCGTGATATTGGCGGATGAACGAGGGCATGGCGACATTGCAAACAGCCAGCCCGCACATGCCTACTACCGTTCCTCCCAGCAGGGCCCACGTTGAATCAGCCATGCGCAGCGCCAATCCGGCCGCAAGCATCAACAAGGAAAGAGCGATTCCGAGCTCAAGGCCTGTCCGCCGGAGCACCGTGCTGGTCGCTGCCCCAGCCACCGCAAAGCACAACACCGGGATGGTCGGCAGCAGCGAGGCAACAAAGGTCCCATACCCCATCAGCTCCTGCAGGTCGTGGAACAGCGGCGATGCCGACGCAATTCCCATGCGCAGATTCAGGCCGACAAGGATGACGGCCACGACCGCGAGGAGATTCGCCCTCCATGCGGGTTTCAGGGCTTCTTGATCTGCTGGCTGGTTCGATGGTCCAGTTGAATTAACACTCACACCTAAACATTAGACGTTTGATGTTTGATAGCGCGATTCTTGTGACCCGACTTACATCGCGCTGGCTCATGGCCCATCAGTGGAAGACGGCGTTGAACAAGAATCGCAAGTTCGTTGCCATGAACCGCAAAGCGCTCCTCCCTGTAAACAAAACATCGCCAACCACAGGATCACACTGCTTCAGTAGGTAGGATTCGAATATGCCTGAAGCCGTTTACCGAATCGCGCGCGTTCGCCCCAAAGACAGTGAACCAGCAGCAAACGCCGAACAATTTTTCGTCCGCAATGACGCTGCCGATTTCGATTCTGCGGAAGGCCGCATGTGGAAAGTCATCGCTTCACCGTTTACTGGCTCGCGATCGAATCAGAATAGCCCTGCACGGCCAGGCTGGCACATCGATGACCTGGTAGCCGAAGAGCAGTTTGATCTCCTATCCCCCTGCAACCCAACGAACATTTTCGGGATGGCGCACAACACCGGGGCACCAGGCCGCGCCGTGCCGCCACAAGCCTTCCACAAGGCCGCCAGCTCGGTCGTGGGCCCCTTGGACGCCATAAAGTTGGATGATAGCGGTGCGCGCGTTGATCCGGAAGCAGAGTTGGCAATCGTCATTGGCCGGCCCGCCAAGAACCTCACGCTGGAAAATGCCCGTGAAGCTGTTCTCGGTGTAACCATCGGCAATGACGTAACGGACCGTGACGCCCAAAGGGCTGATGAGCTGTGGATCAGCGCCAAGAGCCCTGATACCTTCACTCCGGTGGGCCCGTGGATTGTTGCCGGCTTGGATGACAGCGATCTGGAAGTCGGCATCGTGCACAATGGCGAAGCTCTTGCAACCTCGACCACTCAGAATCTCGGGTGGGGCGTTGAAGAGATCCTGGTCTACCTCAGCGGATTCATGACCCTGCAACCGGGCGATCTCGTCTTGACCGGTTTCCCTGCCAAGTCCCGGCCAATTGCCGCCGGCGATGACGTCATTTGCAAGATCCAGGGCATCGGGGAACTGAAGAATCCAGTAGTTCAGGCCAGCTGAGAATCTGTTTCAAAGCGTGGATCAATGATTCCTCATGGAGTCGCGTTCAATGAGCGGCATATCAATCTGGTGCTCGCCAGGCTCCAGGCTTCCCTCCAGCAGCAAATCGACAGCAAGGGCACCCATTTCCTCATAGGGAAGCCGGATAGAGCTCAGCTGCGGTCGCAAGTAGCTGGCAATGATCTCATCATCGAAGGAGAGGACCGACAGATCCGCTCCCGGAGTCAAGCCCTTTTCGGCGAGCGCTTGGAAGACGCCCATGGCCACACGGTCGTTGGCACAAATTATCGCTTCGGGCTTGTACCCCTCGGAAAGCATCTGCGTAGTGGCTTGGTACCCGTCAGTGGGGTTCCAGTCGTCGAGCACCCAGTGACCGAGAACTTCCAGGTTCGCTTCAGACAAGGACCTTCGCAGAGAGTCAAAGCGGCGCGTGATGCTGGGATACGTCCTGGGATCTTTTTCAGCGCTTCCCAGCTCGCCGATGACTGCGACGCTGCGAGCACCGGATTCAACGATATGCCGCACCGCTTTAGCGCCGGATTCATTTTCATTGGGAAGAACCGCGGTGCAGGGGCTGTCATCAATGCCGTTGACCAGAACGGTGGGTAATCCAGTCTGGGGAATCTTCAAATCTCGCTGTCGGGAATCCATGAATCCAAGAATGAGCCCGTCCACATCTCGGTGTGCCATCTGCTTTATGGCTTCAGCCATTTGCTCAGGTTTGCCAAAGGTCTCAGCAATGAGCACCGTATGCTCTCGACTTTCCGCCGCACGCAGGATGCCAGTGATCATTTCCGAAGCGAAGCGGGTGACCGTCACTTGGTCGGAAATAAAGCCAAGTGTGCGCGTCTTGCCACTGCGCAATGATTGGGCCGCAGCATTTGGACGGTAACCCAGTTCCTTTGCCACCCCGCGGACTCGTTCAGTTGCCTCAGCTGACAGCCGCGATCCCGGCTTGTTATTCAGAATCATGCTGACTGCCGCTTTGGACATGCCCGAGGCTTCTGCCACATCGGCTAGTGTGACCCGTTTTGCTTTGTGCGATTCCACGTTTCCCTCTTGCGAATTACCTAAATGCAATTATTCGACCCTAGCCTATTGCAGGGCTTGGATCACACTGCTAGAGTTTTTTGCTAAATGCATTTAGCACCACTTATTGAAGGATGACATCGTTGCCCAAAACTCAGCTGGTCGCAGTGAAGCGACCACAACTGCACTTCACTGCGAAGAAAAACTGGATCAATGATCCCAACGGATTGTTCTTTGATGGAAAGCAGTACCACCTGTACTTCCAGCACAATCCCAATGGCGTTGGCCACGGCTACATGTCGTGGGGCCACGCGGTGAGCACCGATCTGGTGAACTGGGAAGAATTGCCCATCGCCATCCTGCATGGCGATGTCGCTGACATCTTCTCGGGGTCCATCGTGGTGGACCACGAAAACACCAGCGGCTTCGGCGACGGCACAGTTCCACCGGTTATTGCCATCTACACCGCAGCGGCCAAGGACGAATCCAACCAGTCCCAGGCCATCGCCTACTCGCTAGATGGCGGGGAAACCTTTACCAAGTACGAGCAGAACCCAGTGCTTGACCGTGGTTCCAAGGACTTCCGTGATCCCAAGGTCATCCGCTACGAATCCGAGCAGGGTTCCTACTGGGTCATGGTTGCTGTTGAAGCCATCGAACGTCGAGTGCTGGTCTATCGTTCCGAGAACCTCAAGGACTGGACCGAGCTCTCCAGCTTTGGTCCTCAGTCCGCCATCGCAGGAATCTGGGAATGCCCAGACCTCTTCCAACTGCCAGTAGCCGGCACCGACCAGCTCAAGTGGGTACTGATTGTTTCACTGAACCCAGGAGGCGTTGCCGGCGGCTCTGGTACCCAGTACTTCATTGGAGAATTCGATGGCACCTCCTTCACCCCTGATCATGATCAACAAGTCCGGGATAGCTTCGAATACGAATCCTTGAAGCAAGGCAACTGGCTGGATTGGGGCCGCGACTTCTATGCCGGCGTCAGCTTCCACGGCCTGCCAGCAGACCAGCAGACTGTAATTGCCTGGATGAGCAACTGGGATTACGCCCGGGAACTCCCCCACGATGGATGGCGCGGATCCATGAGCACCGCCCGTCGCCTCGACCTCGTAAAGAATTCTGACGGAAAGCTTGAGATTCGCCAGTGCATTCTTGGACTGCCGGCAAGCGAAGTTGCTGCTTCTGTTACTCCAGCTGGCGAAGGCCGTATCGAGCTAGGCTCCCCTGCCCTGCTTGAGTTGGCTGTTGGCGGCGACGCGAATGGATCAGCGGCCCTTTCCCTGTTCCGTGCTGATGACACACTTATCAGTGAACTCACCATTGAATCCGAATTTGTTCAGCACCGCCGCGAAACAGGCAAAGTGGATCACGAGCTCTACGCCTCCAACCAGCGCATGCCGTTGCCAGCAGATACGGGTGAACTAACTGTGCAAGTTTTGGTGGACCACGGATCTGTAGAAATCCTTGCGGCTAATGGCCTGCGTTCCCTGACGGATCAGCTGACCGGTGAAGAAGCACCAGCCTATGCGACGCTGCGCGTAGCAACCGGAGCGAGTGTGACTTTCAAAGTCCTGCCACTCTCGGATAAGTCAGTGGAGCTCAACGCATGAGCCGCATCAACGTATTAGGCGAATCCCTCGTCGACGTTGTTGGCGATAAAGCTCATCCAGGCGGTTCTCCGCTGAATGTCGCTGTCGGACTGGCTCGGCTGGGCCACGAAGTTCAGTTCTATACCGAATTCGGACAAGACGCCTACGGCAATCTAATTGCTGAACACCTTGGGCAAGCTGGGGTGCATGTGGCCGCAGGCTCAGTGACTGAACGCTCCACGTCCGTGGCACAGGTGGAGATGGATGAGCATGCCAATGCGCACTACAGCTTTGATATCCACCAGCAGATCCCTTCGGTTCCAGTTGCTGAAGGCGCGAATCTGCTTCACACCGGTTCAATTGCGGCGTGGATTGAACCATCAGGCGAACGCATTGTTGACGCTTTCAAAAATGCAACGGACGATGCGCTACTAAGCTACGACCCAAACCTGCGCCCTGATCTTGTTGTGGATCGAGACTCAGCGCTACAACGTATCGAATTGCTCATGAGCTTGAGCCATATCGTGAAGCTCAGCGACGTCGATGGACAGTGGCTCTATCCAGATCTAGACGCATGGGAAGTTCTGGAGCACGTAGCTAATCTCGGTCCAGCTTTGGCAGTGATGACTCAAGGCGGAGACGGGTGCTTGGCTCTTTCGTCCGGTCAGCGGTTCGATGTTGCTGCTTCACCTACCACCCTGGTTGACACCATCGGTGCAGGCGACGCGTTCATGTCCGGGCTGCTCTTTGGGGTTCTGGACAACCCTGGATTAGTTGAAGCACTTCATAACGACGTGGCTGCCGACTCTGATGAGGTTGAAGATGCACTTCGTCATGCGTTAACCTCAGCTGCACTGACCGTGGCCCAAGCCGGAGCCAATCCCCCGTGGATTCAAGACTTCTCCCTCGCAATTTCCAAGTAACTTCGCTTCATAGCTTTCACGAAAGAATCCAGGACAAAGATGGCTGGCTTTACAACAACTCTGAAAAATCCCACTTACCGCCAAAGCTCATTCTCGATGCTCTTATTCTTCGCATCGTGGGGCATCTGGTGGTCCTTCTTCCAGATTTGGCTCACGAGCGAATCAGCTGGACTGGCTTTGAACGGCGCCCAAGTGGGTACCGTCTACTCGGTGAATTCACTGGCAACACTGGTTTTGATGTTTGCCTACGGAGCCATTCAGGACCGTCTAGGCATTAGAAAGCATCTGGCAGTCATTTTGGCTTCAGTGACCGCGCTGGTGGGTCCGTTCTGTACTTGGGTTTATCAGCCACTGCTGCAATCGCACTTCATGACTGGCGTTATTTTGGGTGCCATCGTGCTGTCGATTGGATTCCTTGCAGGTGTTGGCCTATTTGAAGCCTTGACCGAACGCTTCAGCCGTCGATTCAACTTCGAATACGGGCAGGCCCGCATGTGGGGATCCTTCGGCTACGCCGTCGTCGCGCTGGCCGCTGGCTTCCTTTTCACCATCAACCCGGCACTGAACTTCTGGATTGGTTCCGCTCTGGGCTTGATCCACCTCTTGTTGCTGGTCTTCTCCCGCACTGGTGAACCACCGGTGATCAAGAAGACTGCAGTTGAGGGAATCTTGTCTCCTGCTTCAACTCCGACGATTCGCGATATGCTCAGGCTCTTCCGGTTGCCGAGCCTCTGGCTGATCATTCTCTTTGTGATGCTGTCCTGGACTTTCTACACTGTCTTTGATCAGCAGATGTTCCCTGATTTCTACACCGGCCTCTTTGAAACTCCGGAGATTGGCCAGCGGGTCTACGGCATTCTGAACTCGGTCCAGGTCTTCCTGGAAGCCGCCATGTTAGGCATCGTGCCCCTCGTCATGCGCCGTGTTGGCGTTCGCACTTCATTGCTCCTGGGTGTTTCAATCATGTTCATCCGCATTCTCGGATGCGCCCTGGTTGATGATCCAATCTGGGTTTCGGCCATCAAGATGTTGCACGCCATCGAGACTCCGCTGTTCATCTTGCCCGTTTTCCGTTACTTCACCCTGCACTTCAACCCCGCTCTGTCGGCAACCCTGTATATGGTTGGGTTCCAAGTGTCGGCACAGATCGGCAACGTCATTCTCTCCACTCCCCTCGGCGCCCTTCATGACCGCATGGGATACCAGCAGACCTTCATCACGATCTCGGTCGTGGTTCTGTTTGCTGGCGTGTACGGATTCTTTGCCCTAAAGAAAGACGATCAACAGGTAGATGGTGACCCATTCATGCGGCACTCAAAAGCTGCGGTTGACGCATAATTGAGAATTACGCCAAGTGGGGTGAGCTGTTGTCGAATTCGACGACAGCTCACCCCACAGTTATTTGAGCGATTGCAAAGATAGGTCGCTTCGCCTCTGCGAAGCCTTCGTTTATGTTGGCTGCCAATTTTACGATGACTATTTTCATCAATCCGCATTCATGGATTTCTGGGCTCATTTCGAAGCCGTC encodes:
- a CDS encoding MFS transporter, whose translation is MAGFTTTLKNPTYRQSSFSMLLFFASWGIWWSFFQIWLTSESAGLALNGAQVGTVYSVNSLATLVLMFAYGAIQDRLGIRKHLAVILASVTALVGPFCTWVYQPLLQSHFMTGVILGAIVLSIGFLAGVGLFEALTERFSRRFNFEYGQARMWGSFGYAVVALAAGFLFTINPALNFWIGSALGLIHLLLLVFSRTGEPPVIKKTAVEGILSPASTPTIRDMLRLFRLPSLWLIILFVMLSWTFYTVFDQQMFPDFYTGLFETPEIGQRVYGILNSVQVFLEAAMLGIVPLVMRRVGVRTSLLLGVSIMFIRILGCALVDDPIWVSAIKMLHAIETPLFILPVFRYFTLHFNPALSATLYMVGFQVSAQIGNVILSTPLGALHDRMGYQQTFITISVVVLFAGVYGFFALKKDDQQVDGDPFMRHSKAAVDA